Sequence from the Luteibacter aegosomaticola genome:
GTCGGCAAACGCAGGCCCGAAGCCATCGTGCAGGGCACCGAACGAATCGTTACTGTCGGTGCTGCCGAGGACAAGGTTGTGGTTGCCCAGATACACATCGCCGTCGCCCGAAAGGTGGGCAATGCTGAAGCTGCTGGCGTTGTTCTGGCTGATGTCGATATTGGCGCCGGCACGGTTGGTGAAGCTGGCCGTGCCTGCCGTCGTATCCGCCTCAAACGCGATGGAGCTGCCCGTTTCATTGACGATGCTGGCGCTGCCCGCCGTCGCCTGGTCGTAGAAGTCGAGCACGCTGCCGTGGCGGTTGTTGATCTGCGCCTGCGCCGCCGTGCTGTCGTAATCGAACAGCAGGTAGCCGTTGTCGTTGTTGATCGTGGCGGAGGCCGCCGTGGCCTGGTTCCAGAACTGCACGGTGTTACGGCTGGGCGCGGCGATCGTATTGGCTTCGACGCTCGCGTTCGGATCGCCGTTGTTGATCGTGGCCGAACCGGCGCTGGCCTGGGCGCCGAAGTACATCGAGGCCGCATAGCCATCGGCCGCGTTGTTGTTGATCGTGGCGTGGTCGGCGCTGGACTGGTCCAGGAACTGGATGGTCGTGCTGCCACCCGGCGGGGCCTGCGGGGTCTCGATGAGGCTGGTACCGGCGCGGGTCGTGCTCGCATAGGTGACCGACGAGAAGCCGGTGATGTGCGTGCCGCCGGTGTTGGCGTTGCCATCCACTTCCACGATGCCATCGGCATGGCCCGCCATCAGCGTGCTCGCGTCGATGGTGGCGTTGCCGAGCGTGGTGTTGCCACTCAGGTACACGCCCTGCGCGTGCGAGATTTTGCCGGCGTACGCGGTGCCGTTGGTGCCCGTCGCGTTGACGAGGTACAGGTTGCCGACGAAATAAGCGCCCGTATTGATCTGCAGGAAGGTCACATCGCCCGGCAGTACACCCGCCTGGCTTTGCGTACCGATCTGCAGCGACGCGGTATCGGAGACCTGGGTGAGGCCGGTATAGCTGTTGTTCCCGCCAGCGAAGATGAAGGTGGGCTGCGGGGCGTAGAAGCCCGAATTGAGGATGACGCCACCGCTGCCGGTGATCGCGCCCGCCTGCGTCGCCGTGCCACCGCCGAAGCCGGCGTGCAGCTCATAGGTGCCGGTGGTCGTGATGCCTGCCGTGTTGGTGTCGCCATTAGCGGAAAAGGTACAGCTGCTGGCGCCGCAGCTCACCGCCGCGTGTGCCTGCCCGGCGAAGGCCAGGCCGGCCGCCGTGAGCAGCGCCAGTGCCGGTGCCGTCTTCTTCGCCGCGCCACCCTTGCCACGGGCCCGCGTCAGCTCCGAAACGGCCACGAGCGCACCCCGCGACCCGCTCCAAACGAGCCGGTACGTCTTGTTCATCCTGATAATCCCCAAACGGCGCCCAGCGCCTCTGAATCCCCACTATCAATTGTAGGTGATCCAACATTGGGTAGACATCGTCATGTAAGGCGCAGGTCGCACCGAAAACGCATACTCGGTCACGATTCGCTGTAGGAGGGGGTGGATTGGGGTGCGAATCGCGCGCGAGCGCGCTCCTACAGGGGGCAGGTCACGGTCTCTATGGGCGTTTCACGAGGAGGTCGATATGGAACGTATCCTCTGGATTCCCGTAGTTCGCCTTGTCATAGAGTCCTGACTCAAGCGCGGGCGCATCCGGATGCCGGTACGACTCATTCGAATAGTAGGACCGCGTCGTTTGCTTGGCGTACTTTCCTACAGGAGAGATGGACGCGGAATACTTGCGGCTTCCGTGCTGGGCTATGAACGTCACGATGGATAGCTCCCAGTGGCAGACCCCCTGACGGTAAAAGTCGCCATCAAGCAACGCGTCTTCCATTGCGGTCGTCTGGAAGCGGTCGCCTGTACGGATAACCTGGAGGCCCACGTCGTAGTCCTGGTATTTGCGTACGCCCTCGATGCCGGTCACGGGGACACACATCACATTCTCGATCTGGTAGTGCGCCGTGGCCCGCATCGTATCGATAGGGCCCGGCGCGCCGGTAATCGCTGCCTCAACGGAGATTGGCTTCCTCGGATCCGGGTTGCGCCGGATCGTAGGGCCCGACTGTTGGCACGTGGTCAACAGTCCGGCCGCGATAAGAAATGCGACTGGCGCCATATAGAATGGTTTTAACCGTTCATGAAGGGTCTTCATGGCTGCGTTACACCGACGATTGATTGCTGCTTGGTAGAGGCGTCCGTACGCCAAAGACCTCGCGTCCCTTGCTGTTAAGGACGACGCGACCGATCCAGTTAAACGCATCGTCTGCTAGAAACGCGTAGTCATTTGCTGTCGCGTTCATCCGTAGCCTCCTTGGCCGTGAGCGTTACAGCGTGCAGCGATTCCCCATCGCGGGGATGAAGCACTTGCGGGTTGGAAATTCCGGTTTGCGGTAGATCAGTGGGCGAGGAATTGAATTGCCACGATGTGAAGTAACGGGTTTCGCTTCCGTTAGATTCCACCGCCTTGTTCGAGATGGTGGCCCTGAGGTGACGCGGGCCGTGCTTCATGTTGAACGTCGCCGAGGCGAAATCCCAATGGCAGTCACCCAATCCGTCGTAGTTCTCATCGGCATAGGGGTCGAGCGGTAGCTTCGCCGCATACGATGAATCGGACAGCTTTACCACAGGAATCGCGATCGTCTTTTGCGGCATGGGCAGGGCGCCCGACACCATCCTTGGCTTCATGCAGCTCAGATTGCTGACTGCATAGACGGCATCCACGGACGGTGCTTCCGGGGTGAACGGAAGATCACTGGTCGAAATAGTGACCGTTGACCACCGATGTGCCTTCGGATTCGCATGCGGACTGTAATCATGATCGAGCGAATAAAGGATCAATGCGGTAACAACTGTCGCCGCGATGGCCGCCATTCTCAGGCGTGTATCCCTGGTCCTAAGCATCATCGGCCTCCTTGGCCGTTATTGTTACGGAGCAAAGTTTCTGGTTTCGGCTATCCCTTAGCGAATCGGGATTGGTTAGTGAAAACTGGGTTCGATTTTTCTCATTTTCGCTGAAGGATTGCGGTGAGAAATATTGTCTTTGAGTACTGTTGCTGGTGATTATTGACTCAGTAACACCTGCTGAGAATCGGCGGCCGCCCAGATTCATGTTGAATGACGCAATCGAAACCAGTCAGCGGCACGGGCCAAGCCCGTCATAGTCTTCATCCTTGAAGGGATTATCGGCTATGCGACCTCGAAACGTGTGCTCAGACGTTCTTTCGACGGGCACATTGATGGATGTCTGTCGATCGACAATGCCACGACTTGGTTCCCGTCGTATCAACCGGGAATTAGGGGCCGTGGGGGCGGATGGCGGCCTGTTGGGTCTGCGTCGCCTGTTGGGCTTGGGATTGCGCGTCTTGGTCGCGCGTAGCCGCGGCCGCGTGCCACTCACGGGAGCTCTGTTCGAGCGGAGTACTCATGGCCTGTGCTGTGCCAACCTCGACATATCGCTTGAAAGGAGACCCGAGGTCTCCCTGTACGCCAAAGGCCTTGCTTCCATCGCCGTTGAGCACGACATGGTCGATCCGGTTAAAGCCTTCGCGCGCTGCTGCCACCGAGATTGCGCCGGCTAGCCTATCGGTGTTTGCGTCGGGAGAACGTCCAAGCTGTTGATCAATCGCGGAGACTTCGCGATGCGCCTGCGTGTAAAGCTGATGTCCGGGGTGATCGGCTTTGCGTAGATCTTCGCCGCTAGGTGGGGGGCTATGCGCAGGTGCGCCGTAGCTCGCTCCTCCGAGTGCTGTCGCGATGTTCGGATCTGAGAAACGATCGGACACGTGGCTTATGGCTGATTGAGCTGCTTTAAGAACTTCGCGTCCACCGTCGCGGAGCGCTCGGGCATCGCGCACGAGTTGATCTCCGGCAACAACCGCATTTGCAATCGCTACAGAACCCACGGCCTTGACGGGTTGTTCCAGTGCTCGTACGCCAATGAGTTCGGGGTGCTCGAGATTCGAAGTGAGTTGAATACGACCCGTCAGAATGTCATTGCGGAAGGCATCAATTGACGTCTTGTTTTCCTGGTATCGTTCCGTCGTGACACTGTTGATAATGCCCGGCCCTGTCGAGCTATTGACGAACGATTTGGAAGCATGAGCTTCGACGTTTCGCCAACTAAGCGCATCGATAAGACGGTGATCCCTCTGATCGGCATATCCGGCAGCCTTGATCGTTTCAATATCTGCGGCGGTTGCATAGACACGTACCTCGCCGTAGTGCTCGCTTGCAGCGCTCACGACGTCAGTAGCGCGGACATGATTGATGATGCGATCGTCGCCTCGATCATCATGACCCCTGAGTCCGACAATTCCGTAGGCGTTGAACGTTTCACCTCGAATGCCGAATTTCTCGGCGCTCAATTGGGCGAGTCCGCCGCCAAGGGAGTGGCCGGTAACCGATATCGGTAGAGATTCGGGACTCATATGGAGCTTCTCGGCGAGTTCGCCAATGGTTCGTCGCGTGTACTGCTCCGACTCGTAGGCCTGAAGGTCGATTCTTGAATTTACCATCGCGACATCGACGACAGCATCGAGTAGATCGTCCGTTCCACAAAAGGCGATGATTAATTCACCCGAATCGACATCGCGATAGGTGCGCGCATAGAAGCCAGTGGTGATATCCATGGCCGAATCTTCGATTACGAAATGACGCTGACCATGTTGGACTTCCTGGCCATCCATCCGGGGTACATAGGCATCGTCCGCCAGAAATGCGTAGCTATCTGTTGTCGTTGTCATTTGTGGCCTCCTTGGCCGTCACGTCAATCTTGAACGTTTTGTTACTTCCGAATATGGATGAATTCTTGATGCCAGCGATCTTCAGCGGCTTGGTCGCGTCGTCGAGCGTACCTTGCGCAAAATAGTTCTCGGCCTTCCCTGATCCTGAAAGGTCGTCTGAGTTGAAGGATGCCATGAACGATCGCCGGCCCTTTATCCCAGTGAAGCCAATCGAGGTGAATGCCCAGTGACAAACACCTTTGCCGAAGTAGTCTTCATCAAGAAAAGGATCGAGATCGAAGGTGGCTGTGTAACGATTGCCGTTGACTTTGGTGAGGTGGAGTTCCAAGCCCGTATTAGGTATCTCGGTCGTTCCGGAAATAGCCATGGTTGGAGCGCAGTCGTCGTTCGTTACCTGGTAAAAAGCTCGCGCCGAGGCGCTGTCGAACGACGACGGCATCCCGTCGATGGATATGGTCACGATATAGCGCCGCGCGGGCGACGGCTTCTCGTGTGGCATGGGCTGCCGATGGCACGAGCAGGCAACCAGGGCAGTCGCGACGATCGCTCCGATGAGACCTGTGTTTTTGAGGCGATGATGAGTGGTCACGGCGGTCCTGGTTCGTCTCTTTGCGCGCGTATCGCGCGCAAGCGCGCTCCTACTAGATGATGCTGGCTACGCTACACCGAAAGAACCGGCACCTCAGCCTTCTTCAGCAATCGCGAGGTGAAGTACTTGTCCTGGTAGTACTTGATCTTGTCGCACAGCACCGGGTGGGGGATGCCTTCGAAGAAGAACACTTCCTTGTCGGTACCCATGGCCTTCAGCTCCTGGGGAAGCATGAGGGCGCGCTTTTCTTCGACCTTGCTCTTGCTGTCGCCGCCCTTGCTCTTGGTGACATTGGTCTTGGTCACCGTGGTGTAGCCGAGCATTTCGGAGTAGTCGTTGGCGTCCTGCTGTTCGCGCGGGGCGAAGACGATCTGCAGGGCATGGTTGGTGATGACCGTACGCGAGACGTCCTTGCCGTAGACGGCATCGAGCTGGGCCATGCTCTGGATGATGGGCAGCAGGCGGATGTTGTAGCCGGCCATGTACGAAACGGCCGAGGCGATGATCTCCACTTTGCCGATCGAGGTGAATTCGTCCATAAGCAGCAGGCACTGGTGCTTCAGCTCGGGGTTGTTCTGTGGCAGCTCCTTCGTATTGAGATTGATGAGCTGGCTGAAGAACAGGTTCACGATGAGGCGGCTTTCGGCCAGCTTGTTCGGCTGGATGCCGATGTAGATGGTCATCTTCTTCTTGCGCACGTCGGTGAGCAGGAAGTCATCTTCGCTGGTGGCGGCATCGAGCACCGGGTTGAGCCACGCGTTCAGTGGCTCCTTGAAGGTGCCGAGGATCGACGCGAAGGTCTCCGCGGCCTGCGAGAGCAGGTTGGCGAAGGCCGACTTGGCATTGGCGCTGAGGAAGGGCTTCTGCGACAGGGCGCTGTAGAGCTCGCGCAGGTCGGTACCGTCGCCGGACGACAGACGGTAGATCTGGCCGAGCGTGGGCTTGTCGCGCAGCACTTCGGGCAGGCCGTTCTTTTCGTCGTGTTCCCACTTCTCGCAGAGGTAGAGCGAGAACGCCATGAAGGCGTTGCGGGCCTGGCTCACCCAGAACTTCTGATCGTCCGATCCATCGGGGTAGAGCATCGAAGCAATGCTCATCAGGTCGGACACGCGGAACGCCGGGTCCTTCGAGACGTAGCTCAGCGGGTTCCAGCGATGCGTGCGGCGATCTTCCGCGAATGGATTGAACAGGTAGATCTCCTGGCCCTGGCTGGCGCGCCAGCCGCTGGTCAGGTCGAAGTTTTCCTGCTTGATATCGAGGACAACGATCGACTGCTGGTAATCCAGCAGGTTCGGGATGACCACGCCCACGCCCTTACCGGAGCGGGTGGGGGCGGCGAGGATCACGAACTGCTGGCCCGGCAGGCGGACCAGATCGCCCTTGAAGCTGCCGACGAGGATGCCGTTCGGCGCCGGGTCGAGCATCTTCTGCTTGCGCAGGTCGGCCGACTTGGCGAACCGCGCATCGCCGTGGGTGGCCTGCTTTTTCTTCTTCAGCAGGAAGAAGAGGGCGACGGCCCAGAGCGCGAGCGGAATCAGGAAGCCGATCACGCCGGCGGTCTTGATCTTCCACAGGTAAGGCTGGATCTGCGGCAGATCCATCGCCTTGATGTAGTTGATGAACGTCATGAAGCCGAGCGGCACCTGGCCAAGGCCGAGGAACCACAAGCTCAAAAGGCCGGCGAAATATTCGCCGGCCACCACGGCAACCACGGCCAGCGCCGCGGCCCACCATCCCCTGTTACCTTTCATAGCGTGTCCTTGATTTTCTTATCGTGCTTGGTACGTGTAGCTTTTCAGTGCGTGAACGGCGTGGAGGCAGCATCGCCGCCCTTGCTGTCCCAGGTGCCGGATTGCTGGGCCTGCGGGCAGATTTCCTCCAGCTGCTTGAGGGCGAAAGTATCGTCCTGTGTCCATGAGCGGCCGTACTGGTTCGGTGGATCGCAGATGCCGGTGAGCATGTATTGCCCCGTGAAGGGCGCCATGGGGACCCAGCAGGGGTCGGGAATATCCATGCCCCTCGTACAGAACAGGAAGGGATCATTGCGCCGGTAGTAGAGTTCTTTGTAGAAGGCGCTGCTCTGGGCGTTCACCGCCTCCACCGCAAGCAGCGCCATCAGGCCAATCGTCCGTTTCATGGTCGTCCTCATCATGTTGTCCTGGTCAGGGCCCGGCCAGACCGTGGTTTTGTGGGTTCGTCCGTTGGGTGTTTTGTTGCTGTGCGAGCTGTTCGTTGTGCTGTGCCTGGTGAGCTTCCGCCGCCTGCTGCCACTGCGCGCTGCTCTGGGCGACCGGCGTGGCGACGGCTTGGGCCGTATCCACGCTGGCCACCTGCTTCAGCGGTGAGTTGAGCTCACCCTGGACTGCGTACGTACGCACGCCCGAGTCATCGAGCAGCACGTGGTTGACCTTCTCGAGGCCATCCTTGCGTGCGGCGACGGTGAGCGAAGCGGCGAGGTTTTCGCTGAGCTGGTCGGGCGTACGGCCCTGCTTGGCATCGACCTGGTGCACGCCATCGAGCACCTTCTTGAAGAGCTCGTTGTCGGGATGCTGCGGATGATCGAGGGCCACCTGCGGCTTGTCGTGCTCGAACCATTCCTTGGGGTGGGTGAGGGTGTGCCACGCACTCGAGGCCTTTTCCTCGAAATGGTGAAAGCCCTCGCTGATCTCTTCCTTGACGTGCTCGAACCCTTCCTTGAGGTGTTCGAAGCCTTCCTTCGCCTCGTGCACGACGTTCTCGATGCCGTGCTCCACCGCGAGGATGCCCTTGCCGACGGCCTCGAAGGCCTCGCGCTCGATGGTGTCCTTGATGTCATTGAGCGTGCGCGGGATCGCCAGCGGCGCCGAGACAAGCTTGCGGATGTCTTCCACGTCGTCGCGGTAGCGATCGACCATGCCCTTGTGGGCTTCATAGCGAGCTTCGTTCTCGGGCGAGATGATCGACTGGCCGAGCAGCTTGCTGTTGGGCACGAAATTGTCGATCGCGTGGGCGTCGAAATCCGTAGCCTTGATCGGGTTGCGCAGGCTAAGGATGCCGCTGTCGTCGCGATAGCCGGCGTGCTGCAGCGTATCGATATCCTGCTGGGCCGCGTACACGCGCACCTGCCCGTAGTGCGGGCTGGCGGCGCTGACGAGGTCGCCGGCGCGGACGTGGTCGATCACGGTGTTGCCGCCCTCAGGGATGCCCTTGAGGCTGGCCGCACCGTAGGCGTTGAAGGTCTCGCCGTGCAGGCCGAACTTCGCCGCGTTGATCTCGGCGAGGGTGCCGCCGAGGGAGTGGCCGGTGACAGTCACCTGCAGCGGACGGTGGTGGAGATCGGCATCCAGCTTCGCCTTTTCCATAACGCGAGCGGTGAACAGCTCCGCCTCCGGCGCCTGGATGTTGATCCCGGCCAGCACCATGCCCGCATCAACACCGCCATCCTGCACGGGCTCTCGATCGAACTCCGTGCCGCGGTAAGCGATGACGACCTCACCGGTGTCGTTGCGCCGGTAAGCCGTGGCCTGGAAGCCGGTGATGGGATCGTTCGCGGCGTCGATCGCCTCGTATTCCACACCGCCCAGGATCTTGGTCTTGTTGAGTTCGGGATCCTGGTAGGCATCCTGCGAGAGTAGGGCGTAATCGGTTGAGGAGACGGTCACGGATGCATCTCCTCGGCGTGCACGGTCACGGAGAACGTGGCGTTGGCTTCATCCTGGTACTGGGCGCGGTTCTCTTCGCCCGTATCTACGCGCTCCATCTGGGTGGTCGCGTACGAACGGTTGGAATACCAGCGCGTGACCGGCTTGCCCTTGAACAGGTCATCCTTGAACAGCGGCGCGCTGAAATCGACCTTCTGCACGAAGAGGTTTGCGCTGGCGGCCACGACCGACCAGTGGCACACACCCTTGCCGAAGTAATCTTCATCCTGGAGCAGATCAGCGAAGATCTCGCCCTTGTACAGGCCATTGCCGGCTGCCTTGAGCGTGATCGGTACGCGCTTCTCGGGCGCGACCGTGGCGCCGACCACCGGGGTGAGCGGCACGCAGGCTTCGTTAGTGACGCGGTAGTCCACGATGCCTTCGATGCGATCGAACGGGCCCGGTGCGCCATCCACCTTCACGGTGAATTCGTAGCGCATGCGCGGGTTCGGATTGAGCTTGATATCAGGCTTGTTCATGGTGGCACCGGTGGCGGAAAAGGGTAGGGCAAGGAACAGGGCGGCGGCAGCGGCGTACGGCCGCCATCGGGTCGGGTTCAAGGGCTTCTCCTTTCGGTAGCACCGGTGTGTTTAGCAAGATCAATTGCCATGTGTAACTCCTGGAGATAACGGCTTCGCCACCGCATGTAGTGTGATGGCGAACGCATGGGACGGGTCCTTGAACTGGTTCCGGTCGGCGTTTCCCGTGTTGACCAGCGCCGTCTGGTCCGCTGCATACGCCCGTTGGGCGTAGTAGCGCGAAACTTCTTTTTGGGCAAAGAGCTCGCTGTTGAACAGTGAGCTCGAGAAATCCATCTTGCCCTTGCGGGCCTCGACGTCAACCGAGACGACGGACCAATGGCAGGTACCTTTGTCGAAGTAGTCCTCATCCTTGAGTCGGTCGGCGAAAAATTCGCCCTGATACGTGTGATCGCCCGTGGCCGTGAGCACCACTGGTTCGCGATGCGTCGGCGCCACGGTGGCTCCCATGACTTTCAAAAGCGGCACACAGCTGTCGTTCGCCACCCGATACGTCACGTTCGCCTCCACACGGTCGAATGCGCCGGGCGCATCCGTGATGGCCACGGATAGCGCGTAGCGCATGCGAGCCGCCGGATTGGTCGTGACATTCACCTTCGGCGGTTCGGCCGAAAACGCCGGCGAAACCAACGCAAGGCAAGCGGTCATGGGCAGCCAACGCATCATAGCGAATCATCCTCCGTCCGGTAGAGTTCCCCATACCGGCCCGTGAGCAGGCGACGACTCACTGGCCCATACCCGGCGCGGACGCCTGCTGCTTCGCCGGTGCTGGGTAGCCTCCTGGCGCTGTTCGCTGACCTGGTGCCACTGCTGGGAGCTCTGCGCGATCAGCCTTCATGCCCGCGTGGAAGAAGTGGTGGTCGGCCTGGTCCAGAATGTCTTTGCTCATGGTGATACTGATCCTTGTCTTCAAAGTGCGGAGCGGTGGGTGGCTGCGCTACAACGCTTATTGGTCTTTCAAGCCCATGGAGTAACCATCGAGGTCGCCACCTTCGATCCAGCCGGCGGCGCAATTCGCGTAGCCGGACGAGGGCTCGGCATTGGGATCGCACTTGCCGGACGGCTTCGGTCCTTTCCACTCGGTGGGGAAATCGGCGTTCTTGCAAAGCTCATTGCCCTTGCAGTCGGGCACCGAGGCGGTTGGAACGGCGATCACGAATTCCCGTGAATCGTCCTTGCCCATGGCCGTCACCGCGCTGCAAACGAACTGGCCCTTCTTAAGGTGCGCGGTCACCTTGCCGTGGCCATCGATCGCCTGGCTCAGGTCGACGCCGCGATCGGCGGCGATACGCCCGTAGAACGCACCATCACCGCAGCCGCGAAGCTGGAGGTCGTGGTCGTCTGCCTTGCAGTACGTTTCGCCATCCTCGTTCTTGAAGCAGGTAATGGCGGCGCCCGGCGCGATGGCCTTGATGACGGCCACTTCGGTCTTCGCGCGTGCCTCGGGATCGGCGGCCAGCGCCGGCAGGGCGACGAGAGCCGCTGCGAGGAAGAGAATGGATTTGACTACCCGAATCGGTGCGTTTGACATGGTTGTGCTCGTGTGATTACTTCAGGCCCAT
This genomic interval carries:
- a CDS encoding XVIPCD domain-containing protein → MTTTTDSYAFLADDAYVPRMDGQEVQHGQRHFVIEDSAMDITTGFYARTYRDVDSGELIIAFCGTDDLLDAVVDVAMVNSRIDLQAYESEQYTRRTIGELAEKLHMSPESLPISVTGHSLGGGLAQLSAEKFGIRGETFNAYGIVGLRGHDDRGDDRIINHVRATDVVSAASEHYGEVRVYATAADIETIKAAGYADQRDHRLIDALSWRNVEAHASKSFVNSSTGPGIINSVTTERYQENKTSIDAFRNDILTGRIQLTSNLEHPELIGVRALEQPVKAVGSVAIANAVVAGDQLVRDARALRDGGREVLKAAQSAISHVSDRFSDPNIATALGGASYGAPAHSPPPSGEDLRKADHPGHQLYTQAHREVSAIDQQLGRSPDANTDRLAGAISVAAAREGFNRIDHVVLNGDGSKAFGVQGDLGSPFKRYVEVGTAQAMSTPLEQSSREWHAAAATRDQDAQSQAQQATQTQQAAIRPHGP
- a CDS encoding type IV secretory system conjugative DNA transfer family protein translates to MKGNRGWWAAALAVVAVVAGEYFAGLLSLWFLGLGQVPLGFMTFINYIKAMDLPQIQPYLWKIKTAGVIGFLIPLALWAVALFFLLKKKKQATHGDARFAKSADLRKQKMLDPAPNGILVGSFKGDLVRLPGQQFVILAAPTRSGKGVGVVIPNLLDYQQSIVVLDIKQENFDLTSGWRASQGQEIYLFNPFAEDRRTHRWNPLSYVSKDPAFRVSDLMSIASMLYPDGSDDQKFWVSQARNAFMAFSLYLCEKWEHDEKNGLPEVLRDKPTLGQIYRLSSGDGTDLRELYSALSQKPFLSANAKSAFANLLSQAAETFASILGTFKEPLNAWLNPVLDAATSEDDFLLTDVRKKKMTIYIGIQPNKLAESRLIVNLFFSQLINLNTKELPQNNPELKHQCLLLMDEFTSIGKVEIIASAVSYMAGYNIRLLPIIQSMAQLDAVYGKDVSRTVITNHALQIVFAPREQQDANDYSEMLGYTTVTKTNVTKSKGGDSKSKVEEKRALMLPQELKAMGTDKEVFFFEGIPHPVLCDKIKYYQDKYFTSRLLKKAEVPVLSV
- a CDS encoding XVIPCD domain-containing protein, with protein sequence MTVSSTDYALLSQDAYQDPELNKTKILGGVEYEAIDAANDPITGFQATAYRRNDTGEVVIAYRGTEFDREPVQDGGVDAGMVLAGINIQAPEAELFTARVMEKAKLDADLHHRPLQVTVTGHSLGGTLAEINAAKFGLHGETFNAYGAASLKGIPEGGNTVIDHVRAGDLVSAASPHYGQVRVYAAQQDIDTLQHAGYRDDSGILSLRNPIKATDFDAHAIDNFVPNSKLLGQSIISPENEARYEAHKGMVDRYRDDVEDIRKLVSAPLAIPRTLNDIKDTIEREAFEAVGKGILAVEHGIENVVHEAKEGFEHLKEGFEHVKEEISEGFHHFEEKASSAWHTLTHPKEWFEHDKPQVALDHPQHPDNELFKKVLDGVHQVDAKQGRTPDQLSENLAASLTVAARKDGLEKVNHVLLDDSGVRTYAVQGELNSPLKQVASVDTAQAVATPVAQSSAQWQQAAEAHQAQHNEQLAQQQNTQRTNPQNHGLAGP